In the Nicotiana tabacum cultivar K326 chromosome 16, ASM71507v2, whole genome shotgun sequence genome, one interval contains:
- the LOC107792012 gene encoding transaldolase-like, whose protein sequence is MATISKLSNPALNYSSSTSFTTRSSSAPKSFLDLRTNKTTSFDHRFSASKLSLVFNPSIRGSLCVKCSQADGNGSTVKRTTLHDLYERQGQSPWYDNLCRPVTDLLPLIESGVRGVTSNPAIFQKAISTSNAYNEQFRELVQAGKDIESVYWELVVKDIQDACKLFESIYDKTDGGDGYVSVEVSPRLAEDTEGTVDAAKWLHKKVERSNVYIKIPATAPCIPSIKEVISLGISVNVTLIFSLARYEAVIDAYLDGLEASGLSDLSRVTSVASFFVSRVDTLVDKMLEKIGTPEALDLRGKAANAQAALAYKLYQKKFSGPRWEALVKKGAKKQRLLWASTSVKNPAYPDTLYVDPLIGPDTVSTMPDQALQAFIDHGSVARTIDSNVSEAEGIYSALEKLGIDWSFVGSQLELEGVDSFKKSFDSLLDSLQEKANTLKLVSL, encoded by the exons ATGGCTACTATTTCTAAGCTCTCAAATCCAGCCCTCAACTACTCTTCCTCCACTTCTTTTACGACCAGATCTTCATCTGCACCCAAATCCTTTCTTGATCTTCGTACCAACAAAACCACCTCCTTTGACCATagattttctgcttctaaatTGTCACTCGTTTTCAACCCTTCGATCAGAGGCTCGTTGTG TGTCAAATGCTCTCAAGCTGATGGAAATGGAAGCACAGTGAAGAGAACAACTCTCCATGATCTCTACGAGAGGCAAGGCCAAAGCCCATGGTATGACAATCTCTGCCGTCCTGTTACGGATTTGCTTCCACTGATTGAAAGTGGTGTCAGAGGTGTAACCAGCAATCCTGCG ATTTTCCAGAAAGCGATATCAACATCAAATGCATACAATGAACAGTTTAG GGAACTTGTTCAAGCTGGAAAAGATATAGAGAGCGTATACTGGGAACTTGTGGTAAAGGACATCCAAGATGCATGCAAACTCTTTGAGTCAATCTACGATAAAACAGATGGTGGCGATGGGTACGTTTCCGTTGAAGTCTCACCTAGACTTGCTGAGGATACAGAGGGCACTGTAGACGCAGCAAAGTGGCTTCATAAGAAGGTTGAGCGGTCCAATGTGTATATAAAAATTCCAGCTACTGCTCCATGCATTCCTTCCATCAAGGAAGTCATTTCACTTGGAATAAGTGTTAATGTCACG CTCATCTTCTCTCTTGCAAGATATGAAGCAGTCATTGATGCTTACCTCGATGGCCTTGAGGCTTCTGGGCTAAGTGATCTCTCCAGAGTCACAAGTGTTGCTTCATTTTTCGTCAGTCGAGTAGACACACTTGTCGACAAGATGCTTGAGAAAATTGGAACTCCAGAGGCTCTTGATCTTCGCGGGAAG GCTGCAAATGCGCAGGCAGCTCTTGCTTATAAGCTTTACCAGAAGAAATTTTCTGGTCCTAGATGGGAAGCTTTGGTAAAGAAAGGTGCCAAGAAACAGAGGCTATTGTGGGCATCAACTAGCGTTAAGAACCCAGCATATCCTGACACTTTATATGTGGATCCTCTCATTGGACCAGACACG GTTTCAACGATGCCCGATCAAGCTCTTCAAGCATTTATCGATCACGGTTCTGTTGCAAGGACGATTGATTCAAACGTATCTGAAGCCGAGGGTATTTACAGTGCCCTTGAGAAGTTGGGGATTGACTGGAGCTTTGTTGGGTCTCAACTTGAATTGGAGGGTGTGGACTCTTTCAAGAAGAGTTTCGATAGCTTGCTCGACAGTCTGCAGGAGAAGGCAAACACCCTCAAGTTAGTGAGTCTGTAA